The Mucilaginibacter mallensis genome has a segment encoding these proteins:
- a CDS encoding sigma 54-interacting transcriptional regulator, whose product MNKLEIKTLGQLKQTDYVSRSVKDELRANLITQLKKKEGGFEGIIGFEDTVIPDLQTAILSRHNILLLGLRGQAKTRIARLLVNLLDEYVPYIEGSELFDDPLAPISWFGHHEVLAKGDNTPIAWLHRSDRYTEKLATPDVTVADLIGDVDPIKAATMKLTYSDERVIHFGLIPRAHRGIFVINELPDLQARIQVSLFNILQERDIQIRGFKLRLPLDIQFVFTANPEDYTNRGSIVTPLKDRIESQILTHYPRTVEVSRKITQQEAFLSPEQKVAVEADGLVKNMIEQIAFEARNSEYIDKKSGVSARLTISAYENLISNAERRMIINHEATTFVRICDFLGVIPAITGKIELVYEGELEGPAKVANMLIGKAVKTMLLQFFPDPEKAKKSKAPNPYTEVINWFSNGNNLSLVDDLPLAEYKKALNSVTGLKELVKKFHPNLSENQQLLLMEFVLHGLAEFSQLSKGFLDNGFAFSDMFNSLFNLEPDDDDELDMDDDRY is encoded by the coding sequence ATGAATAAATTAGAAATAAAAACCCTCGGCCAGTTAAAGCAAACTGATTATGTAAGCCGATCGGTTAAAGATGAGTTAAGGGCCAACCTGATAACACAACTGAAAAAAAAAGAGGGTGGTTTTGAGGGTATCATCGGTTTTGAAGATACGGTAATTCCTGACCTGCAAACTGCCATATTATCCCGCCATAATATTCTTTTACTCGGTTTACGTGGTCAGGCTAAAACACGTATTGCCCGCTTGCTGGTAAATCTACTGGATGAGTATGTGCCGTACATTGAAGGATCGGAGTTATTTGATGATCCATTGGCGCCTATCTCGTGGTTTGGGCATCACGAAGTGCTTGCCAAAGGTGATAACACGCCAATTGCATGGCTGCACCGCTCTGATCGTTATACCGAGAAGCTGGCTACGCCTGATGTTACCGTGGCCGATCTTATCGGTGATGTTGACCCTATAAAGGCAGCTACCATGAAGTTAACCTACTCTGATGAGCGTGTGATCCATTTTGGTTTGATACCACGCGCGCACAGGGGCATATTTGTAATAAACGAATTGCCCGATCTGCAGGCACGTATACAGGTATCGCTGTTTAATATTTTGCAGGAAAGAGATATACAGATCCGCGGCTTTAAACTACGCCTGCCGCTTGATATTCAGTTTGTATTTACAGCCAATCCTGAGGATTATACCAATCGCGGTTCAATAGTAACGCCATTAAAGGATAGGATAGAGAGCCAGATATTAACGCATTACCCGCGCACAGTTGAGGTATCGCGCAAGATAACCCAGCAGGAAGCATTCTTAAGCCCTGAGCAGAAGGTAGCAGTAGAAGCTGATGGTTTGGTGAAGAACATGATAGAGCAGATCGCTTTTGAGGCGCGTAACTCTGAGTATATCGATAAAAAATCGGGTGTATCGGCACGGTTAACCATATCAGCCTATGAAAACCTGATCAGTAATGCCGAGCGCCGCATGATCATTAATCATGAGGCCACTACTTTTGTACGTATATGCGACTTTTTAGGCGTTATACCGGCAATTACCGGCAAAATTGAGCTGGTATATGAAGGTGAGCTCGAAGGCCCGGCAAAAGTGGCTAATATGCTTATAGGCAAAGCAGTTAAAACAATGCTGCTGCAATTTTTCCCCGACCCGGAAAAAGCTAAAAAATCAAAGGCTCCAAATCCTTATACCGAAGTTATCAATTGGTTCAGTAATGGTAACAACTTATCGTTAGTGGACGACCTGCCACTGGCCGAATATAAAAAAGCTTTGAATTCCGTAACCGGTTTAAAGGAACTGGTTAAAAAGTTCCACCCGAATTTGAGCGAAAATCAGCAACTGTTGCTGATGGAATTTGTATTGCATGGCCTGGCCGAGTTTTCACAACTGAGCAAAGGTTTCCTTGATAATGGTTTTGCGTTTTCAGATATGTTCAACAGCCTGTTCAACCTTGAACCGGATGATGACGACGAACTGGATATGGATGATGACCGTTATTAA
- a CDS encoding UbiA family prenyltransferase, giving the protein MRKILQSAFDFILFSNIFMSLCAVAQGLVTFLLIGSKPVYSVLGLLFVSTLGIYNFCILISKPERPQDSIYRRERWFFAHYRLMVTITIVSILALMPLFVLISTESRILLIFLGIISFAYGLPLFTLGDKKFGLRNIPGLKQFLITLVWTMSSVLLPLLEAQHLQLGTVSMRDTTILIAKRFLFIGALTVPFDIRDLFQDKQSGLKTVPVVFGEKKAYLFCQVLLAGYVVLLFLFRNNGFNNDFCALTITAVLAGWLIFRSTLEKNEYYYFFCIDGILILQYLLLLAFRAI; this is encoded by the coding sequence ATGAGGAAAATATTACAATCTGCTTTTGATTTTATACTCTTCAGCAATATTTTTATGTCGTTGTGCGCAGTAGCGCAGGGGCTGGTTACCTTTCTTCTTATCGGCTCAAAACCTGTATACTCAGTTTTAGGGTTATTATTCGTATCCACCCTGGGGATATACAATTTCTGCATACTTATTAGCAAGCCTGAACGTCCACAGGATTCAATATATCGTCGCGAACGCTGGTTCTTTGCACATTACCGGCTTATGGTTACCATAACCATCGTATCTATACTGGCGTTAATGCCGCTGTTTGTTTTAATATCTACCGAATCACGTATACTGCTCATCTTTTTGGGTATAATATCATTTGCTTATGGCTTGCCCCTGTTTACCCTGGGCGATAAGAAGTTTGGCTTACGTAATATCCCCGGCTTAAAGCAGTTTCTGATCACTTTGGTATGGACAATGAGCTCGGTACTATTGCCATTACTGGAGGCTCAGCACCTGCAACTAGGCACTGTATCTATGCGTGATACTACTATACTCATTGCTAAGCGGTTTTTATTTATAGGAGCACTCACAGTGCCGTTTGATATCCGTGATCTCTTCCAGGACAAGCAATCGGGCCTTAAGACGGTCCCGGTAGTTTTCGGTGAAAAGAAGGCTTACCTGTTTTGCCAGGTGTTGTTGGCGGGCTATGTTGTACTGTTGTTCCTGTTCAGGAATAATGGCTTTAACAATGATTTTTGCGCGTTAACCATAACCGCTGTTTTAGCCGGATGGCTTATCTTCAGATCAACCTTGGAAAAAAACGAATATTACTACTTCTTTTGTATCGATGGGATTTTAATTCTACAATATCTCCTTTTACTGGCATTCAGGGCCATATAA
- a CDS encoding class I SAM-dependent methyltransferase, whose amino-acid sequence MAANYNNSAWFYDRLSRIVYGKALVNAQVYLLKHVPANSKVLIAGGGTGWILEELSKIHPTGLNITYVEIAEHMMALSQKRNVAGNTVTFINDAVENVTLPADFDVVVTPFLFDNFTEQTLVKVFAHIHSLLKRDGLWLNTDFQLTSKWWQQFLLKTMFLFFKVICGIEASKLPAIAKCFAEAGYKVADRKTFFGDFIVSEVYKQEE is encoded by the coding sequence ATGGCGGCCAATTACAATAACTCAGCCTGGTTTTATGACAGGCTCTCACGTATTGTTTATGGCAAGGCACTGGTAAACGCGCAGGTTTATTTGTTAAAGCATGTGCCTGCAAATAGTAAAGTGTTGATAGCAGGAGGAGGCACAGGGTGGATACTGGAAGAATTAAGTAAAATACATCCCACAGGCTTAAACATTACCTATGTGGAGATAGCCGAACACATGATGGCGCTATCCCAAAAAAGAAACGTAGCCGGTAATACAGTAACATTTATTAATGATGCGGTAGAGAATGTAACATTGCCCGCGGATTTTGACGTTGTGGTCACCCCATTTTTATTTGACAATTTTACGGAGCAAACACTTGTAAAAGTATTCGCTCATATCCACAGCCTGCTTAAAAGAGATGGACTATGGTTGAATACTGATTTTCAGCTCACGAGTAAATGGTGGCAGCAGTTTTTACTGAAAACCATGTTCCTGTTTTTTAAAGTAATATGTGGGATAGAAGCCTCCAAACTTCCTGCTATTGCGAAATGCTTTGCGGAAGCCGGTTATAAGGTTGCGGATAGGAAAACTTTCTTTGGCGATTTTATTGTGTCGGAGGTGTATAAACAAGAAGAATAA
- a CDS encoding type I phosphomannose isomerase catalytic subunit, producing MSTLYPLKFKTIFKDKIWGGQKINTYLHKDFGDLPNCGETWEISGVKSDVSVVENGSLIGESLADLLEQYKDELVGKKVYDHFGNIFPLLVKFIDANEDLSIQVHPDDKLAKERHNSFGKTEMWYVIEADPGSTLIAGFNKELTQAEYLEKFNSGHLTDVLNKEDVKAGDVFFLPAGRVHTIGKGLLIAEIQQTSDITYRIYDFDRVDDKGNKRELHTEEALAAIDYKHYPEYKTLYTPAKDETVHLVSCPYFTTNLLDFNESTVKDYSSLDSFVIHVCLEGSYEIKYNGETYPVKMGECILLPKVIHHVELYSERGFKILESYIE from the coding sequence ATGTCAACATTATATCCACTAAAATTCAAGACCATTTTTAAAGACAAGATCTGGGGCGGACAAAAAATTAACACCTATTTACACAAAGATTTTGGCGATCTGCCAAACTGTGGCGAAACCTGGGAGATATCAGGCGTTAAATCTGATGTATCAGTTGTTGAAAATGGCAGCTTAATAGGCGAATCGCTGGCTGATCTGCTGGAGCAATATAAAGACGAACTGGTAGGCAAAAAGGTTTATGACCATTTCGGTAACATTTTCCCGTTACTGGTAAAATTTATTGATGCGAACGAGGACCTGTCGATCCAGGTTCACCCTGATGATAAACTGGCTAAGGAACGCCATAACTCTTTCGGCAAAACCGAAATGTGGTATGTAATTGAGGCTGACCCGGGTTCAACATTAATAGCAGGTTTTAACAAGGAGCTTACGCAGGCTGAATACCTGGAGAAATTCAACAGCGGGCATTTAACCGATGTTTTGAATAAGGAAGATGTAAAAGCCGGGGATGTTTTCTTTTTACCCGCAGGCCGTGTACATACCATAGGCAAGGGCTTACTGATTGCCGAAATACAGCAAACATCAGATATCACCTACCGCATCTATGATTTTGACCGTGTGGATGACAAAGGCAACAAACGCGAACTGCATACCGAAGAAGCATTAGCAGCCATCGACTACAAACATTACCCGGAATATAAAACCCTGTATACTCCTGCAAAAGACGAGACTGTGCACTTAGTTAGCTGCCCATACTTTACAACCAACCTGCTTGATTTTAATGAAAGCACGGTAAAAGACTACTCATCGCTTGATTCATTTGTGATACATGTATGTTTGGAAGGATCGTATGAAATTAAATACAACGGCGAAACTTACCCGGTTAAAATGGGTGAGTGTATACTATTGCCAAAGGTGATTCACCACGTTGAGCTTTACAGCGAAAGGGGCTTTAAAATATTGGAAAGCTATATTGAGTAA
- a CDS encoding HepT-like ribonuclease domain-containing protein, whose product MSNRQPKLLLEDILESAEKINAYTLNLTYEEFIADSKTIDAVVRNFEIIGEAANRLPDELKENHTEIDWFKIRGLRNRIVHNYFGIDHKIIWSTKETYLLQLITQIKQLLNKYE is encoded by the coding sequence ATGTCTAACCGCCAGCCAAAACTTCTTTTAGAAGATATACTTGAAAGTGCTGAGAAGATTAATGCCTATACGCTCAATTTAACTTATGAAGAATTTATAGCGGATAGCAAAACTATTGATGCAGTAGTAAGAAACTTTGAAATTATTGGTGAAGCAGCAAACCGTTTGCCTGATGAACTAAAGGAAAATCACACCGAAATAGATTGGTTCAAGATACGCGGGCTAAGAAACAGAATAGTTCATAATTATTTTGGAATAGACCATAAGATAATCTGGTCTACAAAAGAAACCTATCTGCTCCAATTAATAACCCAAATAAAACAATTATTAAATAAATACGAATAA
- a CDS encoding nucleotidyltransferase family protein has translation MIDLNKIKSILIQLKPELLLKYPIASIGLFGSVVRDDFNTNSDIDIIVDFNGNIGIEFVTLAEELEQKLNRKVDLVSRGGIKQKYFNVIEPEIIYV, from the coding sequence ATGATCGATCTGAATAAAATAAAAAGTATTTTAATACAGCTAAAGCCAGAGCTGTTATTAAAATATCCAATAGCCTCTATTGGCTTGTTTGGATCTGTTGTGCGCGATGATTTTAATACCAATAGTGATATCGACATTATTGTTGACTTTAACGGGAACATCGGAATTGAATTTGTAACACTTGCCGAGGAACTTGAACAAAAGTTAAATCGCAAAGTTGATCTGGTTTCCAGAGGCGGTATCAAGCAAAAATATTTTAACGTGATTGAACCGGAGATAATCTATGTCTAA
- a CDS encoding NADP-dependent isocitrate dehydrogenase: protein MSKIKVENPVVELDGDEMTRIIWKFIKDKLIIPYLDLDIKYYDLGLEYRDETNDQVTIDAANAILEYGVGIKCATITPDEERVKEFGLKQMWKSPNGTIRNILDGTVFREPIVMSNVPRLVPNWTAPICIGRHAFGDQYRATDFVTKGKGKLTIKFTPEDGGPEQSFEVFNFKGDGVAMAMYNTDESIKGFAHSCFNQALMKGWPLYLSTKNTILKKYDGRFKDIFEEIYQNEYKAKFAAAGITYEHRLIDDMVASALKWNGNFVWACKNYDGDVQSDTVAQGFGSLGLMTSTLVTPDGTVMEAEAAHGTVTRHYREHQAGRPTSTNPIASIFAWTRGLEFRGKLDNNQALIDFCTALEEVCIETVESGKMTKDLAITIKPKVEHGVDYLYTEEFLAAIDENLKKKLAK, encoded by the coding sequence ATGTCAAAAATTAAAGTAGAAAATCCGGTAGTTGAACTGGATGGCGATGAAATGACCCGTATTATATGGAAATTCATCAAAGATAAACTGATAATCCCTTACCTTGATCTGGATATTAAGTATTATGATCTTGGTTTAGAGTATCGTGATGAAACTAACGACCAGGTGACTATTGATGCTGCAAATGCCATTTTAGAATATGGTGTTGGTATTAAATGCGCAACCATTACACCTGATGAAGAACGTGTAAAAGAGTTTGGTTTAAAACAAATGTGGAAATCACCAAACGGTACTATCCGTAATATATTAGACGGTACTGTTTTCCGTGAGCCGATCGTTATGTCGAACGTTCCGCGTTTGGTACCAAACTGGACAGCCCCTATCTGCATTGGCCGTCATGCTTTTGGCGATCAATACCGTGCAACTGATTTTGTAACCAAAGGAAAAGGCAAATTAACCATTAAATTCACCCCTGAAGATGGCGGCCCTGAGCAATCATTTGAAGTATTTAACTTTAAGGGCGATGGCGTAGCAATGGCTATGTACAATACCGATGAATCTATCAAGGGATTTGCACATTCGTGCTTTAACCAGGCCTTAATGAAAGGCTGGCCTTTATATTTATCAACCAAAAACACCATCCTTAAAAAATATGATGGCCGTTTTAAAGATATCTTTGAAGAGATCTACCAAAACGAATACAAAGCAAAATTTGCTGCTGCAGGTATCACTTATGAGCACCGCCTGATTGATGACATGGTTGCATCGGCCTTAAAATGGAACGGTAACTTTGTTTGGGCCTGTAAAAACTATGATGGCGACGTACAGTCGGACACAGTTGCACAAGGCTTTGGTTCATTAGGTTTAATGACCTCAACATTGGTTACTCCGGATGGCACTGTAATGGAAGCTGAAGCCGCGCACGGTACAGTTACCCGCCACTACCGCGAGCACCAGGCTGGCAGACCAACATCAACTAACCCTATCGCATCTATCTTTGCATGGACCAGAGGTTTGGAGTTCCGTGGTAAACTGGATAACAACCAGGCGCTGATCGATTTCTGTACTGCTTTGGAAGAAGTTTGTATTGAAACTGTTGAAAGCGGCAAAATGACCAAAGATTTGGCCATCACCATTAAACCAAAAGTTGAGCACGGTGTAGATTATTTATATACCGAAGAATTTTTGGCTGCAATAGATGAAAACTTGAAAAAGAAGCTGGCTAAGTAA
- a CDS encoding DNA polymerase III subunit gamma/tau, producing the protein MENFIVSARKYRPATFESVVGQQHITNTLKNAIKNNQLAQAFLFCGPRGVGKTTCARILAKTINCTNLQPNGEACGTCDSCRSFLNGNSFNVHELDAASNNSVDDIRSLIEQVRIPPQGVRYKVYIIDEVHMLSQAAFNAFLKTLEEPPHYAIFILATTEKHKILPTILSRCQIFDFNRIRVEDMANHLASIAQKESITYENDGLHIIAQKADGGLRDALSMFDQIVSFSGGNVTYRSVIDNLNILDYDYYFNITESLLKEDSAKTLLLFDEILTKGFDGAHFVSGLSEHLRNLLVGKDTSTLKLLEVSDGIKTKYLQQSQASSVSFLLSAMNIANQCDLNYKLSKNQRLQVELALLKMCYLTSAFNLAAAPPTAMPSPDGQLKKKPDTSAGIAPPVASATPNPAPAPALNDAPANYTAAKKTPSINTEPVNNAKETLVAEKPKIFIPSLNTSSTSIKIPSLKDLGKGSEAMIDEEEDPYLKGDDKDDFSPDDFLRHWHTYAAKLKSESKHNLLSIFNTNAAKMLRPYEFEVVVGNKVQENLFRDERPYLLNYLRSNLKNYTIEVNVRVDEITAVKRPYTNQEKFQYMAAKNPQLTELKRKFNLDFD; encoded by the coding sequence GTGGAGAATTTCATTGTTTCGGCACGTAAATACCGCCCGGCTACTTTTGAAAGTGTTGTAGGTCAGCAGCATATAACTAATACGTTAAAAAACGCTATTAAAAATAATCAGCTGGCGCAGGCATTTTTATTCTGCGGTCCGCGTGGCGTGGGCAAAACTACCTGCGCGCGTATATTGGCAAAAACCATAAACTGCACCAATTTGCAGCCCAATGGCGAGGCCTGCGGAACATGCGATTCATGCCGTTCCTTTTTAAACGGCAATTCCTTTAACGTTCATGAGTTGGATGCCGCCTCAAACAATTCGGTTGATGATATCCGCAGCCTTATTGAGCAGGTACGCATACCGCCGCAGGGTGTACGCTATAAGGTATATATTATTGATGAGGTGCACATGCTATCGCAGGCAGCTTTTAACGCTTTCCTGAAAACGCTGGAAGAGCCGCCCCACTATGCCATATTTATATTAGCCACTACGGAAAAGCATAAAATATTACCCACCATACTTTCGCGTTGCCAGATATTTGATTTTAACCGCATCCGCGTTGAGGATATGGCCAATCATCTGGCATCCATAGCACAAAAGGAAAGCATTACTTACGAAAATGACGGCCTGCATATCATCGCCCAAAAAGCTGATGGCGGTTTAAGGGATGCCCTCTCTATGTTCGATCAGATCGTGAGCTTTTCGGGTGGCAATGTAACCTACAGATCGGTTATCGATAACCTGAACATACTGGATTACGATTACTACTTTAATATAACCGAAAGCTTATTAAAAGAAGACAGCGCCAAAACGTTGTTGCTTTTTGATGAGATCTTAACTAAAGGTTTTGATGGCGCGCATTTTGTGTCGGGCCTATCGGAGCACTTGCGCAACCTGCTGGTAGGTAAGGATACATCAACCCTTAAATTATTGGAGGTTAGCGATGGTATTAAAACCAAGTACCTGCAGCAATCACAGGCTTCGTCGGTTTCGTTCCTGCTATCGGCTATGAATATTGCCAACCAGTGCGATCTGAATTATAAGCTCAGCAAAAACCAGCGCTTACAGGTTGAACTGGCCCTGCTCAAGATGTGTTACCTCACATCGGCCTTTAACCTGGCCGCCGCGCCGCCTACTGCAATGCCCTCTCCGGATGGGCAATTAAAAAAAAAACCTGATACCTCAGCAGGGATAGCCCCACCTGTTGCTTCGGCAACACCAAACCCGGCCCCGGCCCCTGCTCTTAATGATGCCCCTGCAAATTATACTGCTGCAAAAAAAACGCCATCAATAAATACAGAGCCAGTAAACAATGCTAAGGAAACCCTTGTAGCCGAAAAGCCTAAAATATTTATACCCAGCTTAAACACATCGTCAACATCAATAAAGATCCCATCATTAAAGGATCTGGGTAAAGGGTCGGAGGCGATGATTGATGAGGAAGAAGATCCCTACCTTAAAGGCGATGACAAGGATGATTTTTCGCCAGATGATTTTTTAAGGCACTGGCATACTTACGCCGCCAAGTTAAAATCCGAAAGCAAACATAATTTGTTAAGCATATTTAACACCAATGCCGCTAAAATGCTGCGCCCTTATGAGTTTGAAGTAGTAGTTGGCAACAAGGTGCAGGAAAATCTCTTCAGGGATGAAAGGCCGTATTTGCTCAATTACTTGCGCAGTAATTTAAAGAATTACACTATAGAGGTAAATGTTAGGGTTGATGAAATAACAGCTGTTAAACGCCCTTATACCAACCAGGAAAAGTTTCAGTACATGGCTGCTAAGAACCCACAGCTTACAGAGCTTAAGCGAAAATTCAACCTTGATTTTGATTAA
- a CDS encoding AI-2E family transporter yields MKEEKEQVVKKELTYIEKVWHTVAIVALLVCVILIARVAFNILLMVLAGSLISVYFHGLGDVIERKTKLSRKWAMTLSVTLSFVILGVLLWFMGSTIQVQVAELSNTLPHTVNVFKEKLSESTIGQKILDNFSDGNTTNLTHTVQAFFSTSFGVIGDIYIIAFLGIFFTSNPNSYKNGILLLVPKSRKELSKHIMDRISLSLKGWLKSMMISIVLITILIATSLSIISIPMAMVLGLIAGSLKLIPNLGSLLAMIPGVLLALTISTNTAIVVAIIYIVSQTIVSNIITPLIQKKMIDLPPALTLISQLIMGVLSGALGIILAVPLLSILIILVDELYVKKINEA; encoded by the coding sequence ATGAAAGAAGAAAAAGAACAAGTAGTAAAGAAAGAACTGACATACATTGAAAAAGTATGGCACACCGTTGCCATAGTCGCTTTGCTGGTTTGTGTAATATTAATAGCCCGTGTGGCCTTTAATATACTGCTGATGGTTTTGGCGGGATCATTGATCTCGGTTTATTTTCATGGACTGGGTGATGTTATTGAGCGCAAAACCAAGCTGAGCCGCAAATGGGCCATGACTCTATCCGTTACACTATCGTTTGTTATCCTCGGGGTACTTCTTTGGTTTATGGGCAGTACCATACAGGTGCAGGTTGCCGAACTGAGTAATACGCTGCCGCATACCGTAAATGTATTTAAAGAAAAGCTGAGCGAAAGTACGATAGGCCAAAAGATTCTTGATAATTTCTCCGATGGCAATACAACCAATCTTACCCATACTGTACAAGCGTTTTTTAGTACCAGTTTTGGTGTAATTGGCGATATATACATTATCGCTTTCCTGGGCATATTTTTTACGTCCAACCCCAATTCCTATAAAAACGGCATATTGTTATTGGTGCCAAAATCCAGAAAGGAACTTAGCAAACATATTATGGACAGGATAAGCCTTTCGCTTAAAGGTTGGCTTAAAAGCATGATGATATCCATTGTGCTCATCACTATTTTAATTGCCACAAGCTTATCCATTATCAGTATTCCAATGGCTATGGTGCTGGGTCTGATTGCGGGCTCACTCAAACTTATACCTAACTTAGGTTCATTACTGGCCATGATACCGGGCGTATTGCTGGCACTTACCATAAGTACTAATACAGCAATTGTTGTAGCTATAATATACATAGTTTCACAAACCATAGTATCAAACATAATAACGCCGCTCATTCAAAAAAAGATGATTGACCTGCCACCCGCTTTAACGCTCATAAGTCAGTTAATTATGGGCGTATTGAGCGGCGCCTTGGGCATTATTTTAGCGGTTCCGCTATTATCCATCTTAATTATTTTGGTTGATGAGTTGTATGTGAAAAAGATTAATGAGGCGTAG
- the rpsF gene encoding 30S ribosomal protein S6, giving the protein MQQYEIVIVLTPLLSEETAKEANAKYSKILTDGGAEIVQEDNWGLRKLAYPIQKKTTGYYHLTEFKAPGDLINKLEVELRRDERVLRFLTIALDKHAIAYNDKKRSGAFNKKPKATEEAAH; this is encoded by the coding sequence ATGCAACAGTACGAAATCGTGATCGTTCTAACCCCGTTGCTTTCAGAAGAAACTGCTAAAGAGGCTAATGCCAAATATAGCAAAATCTTAACTGATGGCGGAGCCGAAATTGTCCAAGAGGATAATTGGGGTTTGAGAAAATTAGCGTACCCTATTCAAAAGAAAACTACAGGGTACTATCACTTAACTGAATTTAAGGCTCCAGGTGATTTAATTAACAAATTGGAGGTAGAGTTAAGGCGCGATGAGCGTGTTTTGCGTTTCCTGACCATTGCTTTGGACAAACATGCCATTGCTTACAATGACAAAAAACGCAGCGGTGCTTTTAACAAAAAACCTAAAGCAACAGAGGAGGCAGCACACTAA
- the rpsR gene encoding 30S ribosomal protein S18: protein MANEQIKYVTAPKVEDNRKKYCRFKKNGIKYIDYKDANFLLKFINDQGKVLPRRLTGTSLKFQRKVAQAVKRARHIGLLPYVTDSLK from the coding sequence ATGGCTAACGAGCAAATTAAATACGTTACCGCTCCCAAGGTGGAGGATAACCGTAAAAAATACTGCCGTTTCAAAAAGAACGGTATCAAGTACATCGATTACAAAGACGCAAACTTTTTATTAAAGTTCATTAACGATCAGGGTAAAGTATTACCTCGCCGTTTAACTGGTACTTCATTAAAATTCCAGCGTAAAGTGGCTCAGGCTGTTAAGCGTGCACGCCATATCGGTTTATTACCTTATGTTACGGATTCATTAAAATAA
- the rplI gene encoding 50S ribosomal protein L9, with the protein MEVILKQDVKNLGDKDDVVNVKPGYGRNYLLPKGYAILATVSARKVLAENLKQAQFKQEKIRKDADAIAARLEGVKLTIGAKAGESGKIFGAINTIQLADALKKEGFEVDRRRITFDTEPKFVGEYVANVNLHKEVKVRVPFEVVAE; encoded by the coding sequence ATGGAAGTTATTTTAAAACAAGATGTAAAAAACCTGGGTGATAAAGACGATGTAGTAAACGTTAAACCAGGTTATGGCCGTAACTACCTTTTACCTAAAGGCTACGCCATATTAGCTACAGTAAGCGCACGTAAAGTTTTAGCTGAAAACCTTAAACAGGCTCAGTTTAAACAAGAAAAGATCCGCAAGGATGCTGACGCGATAGCTGCCCGTTTGGAAGGTGTTAAACTTACCATTGGTGCAAAAGCCGGCGAAAGCGGTAAAATTTTCGGTGCTATCAACACTATTCAATTAGCTGACGCTTTGAAAAAAGAAGGCTTTGAAGTTGACCGTCGTCGTATTACTTTTGATACTGAGCCTAAATTTGTAGGAGAGTATGTTGCAAATGTAAACTTGCACAAAGAAGTAAAAGTACGCGTACCATTTGAAGTGGTAGCTGAGTAA